In Syntrophomonas wolfei subsp. wolfei str. Goettingen G311, a single window of DNA contains:
- a CDS encoding NifB/NifX family molybdenum-iron cluster-binding protein has translation MLIAIPKEGDMVCAHFGHCEEFTLYDTNAKTLKSVANPGHQPGFLPGFLKELGVELVIAGGMGGRAQDLFATQGIQLIVGISGSIDDVIVRFKKDELVSSGEVCSEHAHAGDCHS, from the coding sequence ATGTTGATAGCCATTCCTAAAGAGGGAGATATGGTCTGTGCCCATTTCGGGCATTGTGAAGAATTTACCCTTTATGATACGAATGCCAAAACATTAAAATCAGTGGCCAATCCTGGGCACCAGCCTGGTTTTCTGCCTGGTTTTTTAAAAGAACTGGGCGTTGAATTGGTTATAGCCGGGGGCATGGGCGGAAGAGCTCAGGATCTATTTGCCACCCAGGGTATTCAGTTAATTGTTGGGATATCCGGCAGTATTGATGATGTTATTGTTCGTTTTAAAAAAGACGAGTTGGTAAGCAGCGGGGAAGTATGCTCCGAACATGCCCATGCCGGAGACTGCCACAGTTGA
- a CDS encoding demethoxyubiquinone hydroxylase family protein has translation MALLGDPFVANLPRPLSNEELIQALRVDITGELEAIIGYEAHIMATTDERVKKVLTHIANEERRHVGQLQQLLFVLNPGEQQYFDQGLQAIQQQQSQNFQMPMQ, from the coding sequence TTTGTAGCTAATTTACCCCGCCCCCTCTCCAATGAGGAATTAATACAGGCATTAAGGGTTGATATTACAGGTGAATTGGAGGCAATCATCGGCTACGAAGCGCATATTATGGCTACTACTGATGAAAGGGTGAAAAAGGTACTCACTCATATTGCCAATGAAGAAAGGCGCCATGTAGGTCAATTACAGCAGCTTCTATTTGTTCTGAACCCGGGAGAACAGCAATATTTTGACCAGGGACTGCAGGCCATTCAACAACAGCAATCCCAGAATTTCCAGATGCCGATGCAATAA
- a CDS encoding NifB/NifX family molybdenum-iron cluster-binding protein yields MSKKIAVCSADSTPSSPVEGRFGRCKCFMLWDPETKQYEPLANTGPEAEHGAGTGAVQALIRNNVGMVISQRVGPKAYAALEVAGIKVFAGAGGKTVEEARQSYEAGELHELLTPNA; encoded by the coding sequence ATGTCTAAGAAAATTGCGGTTTGTTCCGCCGATTCAACCCCGTCGTCTCCAGTAGAGGGAAGATTCGGACGCTGTAAATGTTTTATGCTCTGGGACCCGGAGACCAAGCAATATGAACCTCTAGCCAATACCGGACCTGAGGCGGAACACGGCGCAGGCACAGGAGCTGTCCAGGCTCTGATACGAAACAATGTGGGAATGGTTATTTCCCAGCGGGTGGGGCCTAAAGCCTATGCAGCTTTGGAGGTAGCTGGGATAAAGGTATTTGCCGGTGCCGGTGGGAAAACGGTGGAAGAGGCCCGCCAAAGCTATGAGGCTGGTGAGCTCCATGAATTATTGACTCCTAATGCTTGA